The following DNA comes from Kluyveromyces lactis strain NRRL Y-1140 chromosome E complete sequence.
TGAACAACTGTGGTCCAGCGAAAAGACTGAACTAATAAAACAAATGGATATCATTAAAACGGAATCAGCAAAACAAGCACAAGAAAATTCTCAATTGAATGTTGAACTTTCTGCTATAAAGGAGGAAAAtatgaagttgaagaatcGCGTAGATGATCGATCCGAAGTAGATGACTTAGTGATCCTTGTGACAGATTTAGATGAACAAAAGTCTAAATACAAACGCAAACTAATTGAATTAGGAGTGGAGCTATCTTCAGATGAAGAGTCTGACCAGGAGTCCGGCCAAGAGTCAGAATGatcatcaaaaataaaatactAATATGGGCTTCAAATGTAAATTAAGTATAGACCTACGAACATCTATAGACTATTGACATTATTATGTCTTTCAggatttttcattttatgAATATTAAAATATTTATCGTCAATGTTGGccatttttccaatatccTGAGGAGTTATTATAATTGTCTGGGTATCAGATTTAACATCTTTTCCTAATCTACGAATAATCAAATTCGTTCCAATTTTACGGTTCACTTGGTCCATAAACACATCAAATTCGTCAAGAGCAATGATTCGTGAACGCATTGTTAGCCATGTTGCTAATAATAATGCAATCTGAGAAAAAGATTTCTCACCACCAGATAAAGTATCAACATTTCTGGCGTGGTGATCGTTTGTGGTTTTCACCATTACATTCAATTGACCTGAATctgtgaaagaaagagagcCTGAATAACCAGATCTTGTTTTCATAGAAATTCTAAAATCAATATCTGCATCGCTTCGGGTGCCTTTGATTGATAAATCAAGAGCTGCTCGTCTCAATGTTAACGCAGTATGCACTTTTTGAAGTGACGCATCTAATTCATTGTATTTTCCGATAGCTGTTTCATATTTGCGTTTGGAGTTTTCGAAAAGCTTTGCTATTTCATCCTGAGTCATTCCTAATTGCCTTTCTGATGCACGCACACTTTCATCTATCTTCCGAATCTCTCTGAGAATGTGTTCTTCTGAGCTTGGCAATTCGCTGTTAAGTAGTTCATCTTCTGTACAAAATTTCATAGCTTGTTCACGTTGCTGCTCACATTTCGATTGTAAACTGGTCAACTCTGCCTCGcacatatatattttttcgTTACTAGCcgatatttttctttgtgtCTCAAGAATACTGGCACTCGATTTATCGATCTTGTGAGAAATAGATTGCTCTAAATGACGGGCTGTTTCATAAGAACTACAAGCATCTCTGTACCTTCTAGTAACATCATCATATCTCTCTTTGACAGGCTGCAGCTGCAAACCTAGATCAACAATCTTCTGctcaattgaagaaagatttgCTTTTAGCTGTTCGATTTGTTCGTTTTCTTCTGCCAGggattctttcaaagcatcAATGTGACTAAAATTAGTTTGACGGTTCAATTTATCTTCGAGTTCCTCTGCATGCCTTTCGagtgttttcaattgctgTAACGATGTTCTCGATTCTCTCGTGATGTTatccttttcttccttaatttcctttttttttcggGAGAAATGTTCTTCTCGTGCTTTaagctcttcttcttgacGTAGAATTTCCTTCTCCAAGAAGCTAGAATTGTTGGTTCCAACTTTCAACCTTAAATTATTGGCAAATTGGAAATTATTCAATCTCATAGAGCCCGCAGTCAACGCCATATGTAGACCAGAATCtgaattgttcaaagcCAATACTAATTTCACGTTTTCCGAGTTTCGTTCTCGCAAGATGTGGtctgcttcttttttaCTGTTTGCTAGTATTGTCTTCTCCATACGGTTCACATCAACCAATAGATACTCCAATTCAGGAATATCGAAAGTAAGAGCATCTGCAACCGTCAAACCGGAGGTAGCCTTTCCTCTAATATAGTTAAACGGTTGCAGGTCATGAGTTATAACACCTGGGATTTTTCTTAGTTGAcaagattcaaaaatttcttttaataGCACTGCATCACCAACATCCTTGACAACAAATGCTTCTAACGTAGGATTTATATGCGTTTGAATAAGAAATGCAAAATGTTCATATTCTGTTTTAACGCTAATATGATACCCTATCGGCCCAATTGGCAGTGAAGTGAAATCTGTACGACGTTCGTGTATTTTTCTGCGAACATCTGGCATTCTACGATCAAAACCAGATGCTAGTATATCTTCCGAAGAGTTCATTTCTCTAAGTTCctgtttcttctctgaaatatttttttgaaattcCTTTAGAGGGCGCTCCGTATCAACGATCAATGCATTCATTTTGTCGTCAAGTTCCGACTGCTTTCTTAGCAGTTCGGGGCGGAGGGATTCAatatctttaatttttctCCTTGTATCAGATAACTTTCTTTTAGTATCAGCTTCATCTTCACCTAGTTGCGTCTGAAGTCTATTCTCAACATCGGATAATTCGTGTTGTGTTTTTGATCGTGCCTTTTCAGCAGATTTTAGATCTTCCATAGTTACTTGTTTCTGCTGTATCAACTGGGCGTGTTTGGACTTGAACCtctcaatttcaattgttaTTGAAGAGCGCTCTGCTTCAATATTTTGTCTATCCGTTAGTTTTCTGCCCAAATCTAATAGTGCTTCCTCTTTTTGAATTAGGTATCTCTCCACTTTGTTTTTCATATCTGCAATTCTATTTACGtattcttgtttcttcGCCGATAACGTATTTTCTCTCGTCTTTATTGcctttaatttttcattatttgtTTGGCACACCATCCACATGTGTTTTCCTTGAAGTAATCTTCTTCGTGTAATCCAATCATTTTTTGACGCAAGTTCAGTGAGTATAGTTTGCGCATGTTCGAAATCTTTGTACAAGAGTTTTATAGTCTCTTCTAATAACGAGAGCCGATCTCTTGAGAGAAGCATTGTGTTTTCGGCAGATTCCAGGTTTTGTTTGGTCTCTTCTAGTAAAGTACCTCTCATAAAATGGAGATATTTTTCTTGTGGGGAAGAAGCTGTTAGAAATGAACGGGCAGCGTCTTGAGAAAGGAAACACATAGGGTTTGTGACTGGAATAGAAAAATAGTCTAATATTACTTCCAAATCTCGTTTCTTGTCTGAAACTTCTTTGTTCGCTTCACTTCTTATGGAAAAAGACCCGGAATATCCTTCGCGCCTTATTGTCCGTTCGATTCTAATTTCTTTGCCGTAAACACCAGGTTCAAATGAGTTGAGTCCTTCATTACATAATACAATAACAATTTTTGACGTATTACAACCTTGTTTGATTAAATCCTTGAGACTAGTACCACGGTTAGTGGTGGTAGCTTTAGCTCCAAGGCCTATCGTTATTGCAGTTAAAATTGCAGATTTTCCAGAACCATTATTCCCTACAATAAAGTTAAGTCTGGGCCCCAATCTTaaagagaaatttgaaTGGCACATAAAATTCGTTAACTTTATTTCCTTGATAAATCCTGCTCTTTGTAGCATATCTTGATTATTTGCTTGAGATTCGCCATTCTGAGTAGGATATTGCGTCATTGGCTGTACATCATGAAAGCGCCTTTTCCTAGGCTGTACATCCTCTGATTCGTCTGCGAGTCGtttcaattgttccaaatcATCCACATCAGATTCTAATTGTCTTTTGGTTGGCATATTAATTGAGTTTCTTCTAAAGAGAACGGGAGAGGATGAGGGGCAGAATAGCCAAGACACGCGTCCTGAAATGTTTCTTTACCTGGTTGATTCAATGACCAAAACCCTCAATTTACCTCATGAATCCAGTCTGCGTATGTCAGACTCGATTTATGCTTATAGCAGTAGTTTTATACCGTACTGTCGTGTATTGTCTTTAAACTTTAGCGTATATAATAATGTAAACAATATTTCtaatttgtttttgatccaatttcttgttAGAAATTATAGagattttgatcttatatttttttcagcCGTTAACAATCGAGATACCTTTATTTAAGCAGCTCTTTGATTAAATGTACTACTCGCTAAATTGCAATACGCTCCTTGGACTGAGGTGTGTGATTAGACCTCGGTAAGCAAGTCCATCTGCTGCTGGTTGTCGTACTGGCAGCACTTGATCAATCTCACTCTCTCTCTACTTGTGTGGTTATTCGtaaaacatgaaaaaattaatatttttcttcaacctTATTATATTATATACAGAGTTTTGTCATTTCAGTATaa
Coding sequences within:
- the SMC6 gene encoding DNA repair protein SMC6 (similar to uniprot|Q12749 Saccharomyces cerevisiae YLR383W RHC18 Protein involved in structural maintenance of chromosomes required for interchromosomal and sister chromatid recombination); the encoded protein is MPTKRQLESDVDDLEQLKRLADESEDVQPRKRRFHDVQPMTQYPTQNGESQANNQDMLQRAGFIKEIKLTNFMCHSNFSLRLGPRLNFIVGNNGSGKSAILTAITIGLGAKATTTNRGTSLKDLIKQGCNTSKIVIVLCNEGLNSFEPGVYGKEIRIERTIRREGYSGSFSIRSEANKEVSDKKRDLEVILDYFSIPVTNPMCFLSQDAARSFLTASSPQEKYLHFMRGTLLEETKQNLESAENTMLLSRDRLSLLEETIKLLYKDFEHAQTILTELASKNDWITRRRLLQGKHMWMVCQTNNEKLKAIKTRENTLSAKKQEYVNRIADMKNKVERYLIQKEEALLDLGRKLTDRQNIEAERSSITIEIERFKSKHAQLIQQKQVTMEDLKSAEKARSKTQHELSDVENRLQTQLGEDEADTKRKLSDTRRKIKDIESLRPELLRKQSELDDKMNALIVDTERPLKEFQKNISEKKQELREMNSSEDILASGFDRRMPDVRRKIHERRTDFTSLPIGPIGYHISVKTEYEHFAFLIQTHINPTLEAFVVKDVGDAVLLKEIFESCQLRKIPGVITHDLQPFNYIRGKATSGLTVADALTFDIPELEYLLVDVNRMEKTILANSKKEADHILRERNSENVKLVLALNNSDSGLHMALTAGSMRLNNFQFANNLRLKVGTNNSSFLEKEILRQEEELKAREEHFSRKKKEIKEEKDNITRESRTSLQQLKTLERHAEELEDKLNRQTNFSHIDALKESLAEENEQIEQLKANLSSIEQKIVDLGLQLQPVKERYDDVTRRYRDACSSYETARHLEQSISHKIDKSSASILETQRKISASNEKIYMCEAELTSLQSKCEQQREQAMKFCTEDELLNSELPSSEEHILREIRKIDESVRASERQLGMTQDEIAKLFENSKRKYETAIGKYNELDASLQKVHTALTLRRAALDLSIKGTRSDADIDFRISMKTRSGYSGSLSFTDSGQLNVMVKTTNDHHARNVDTLSGGEKSFSQIALLLATWLTMRSRIIALDEFDVFMDQVNRKIGTNLIIRRLGKDVKSDTQTIIITPQDIGKMANIDDKYFNIHKMKNPERHNNVNSL